In a single window of the Blattabacterium cuenoti genome:
- a CDS encoding ABC transporter ATP-binding protein: protein MSGLFAFSKRYCQKYKLRLCIGFLLILASNILTLLPIPYIGKSVNTIKNLFTNFSNTSNSISLKKDIFIYTSIILIVPIIGGFVKYHMRQCIITTSRMIEFDIKNEIFSHYQKLSLSFYKNNSTGDLMNRLTEDVSFIRQYIGPGIMYFLNLVVLFFMVFMQMLRIDKILTFYVILPIPILFISIYYISVYITNKSEEVQRFQSIICSFIQETFSGVHIIKSFVSESFFQEKYRKIILKYHKKNIELAKIDTILSSVIIFLIGICHLLILFFGGKKYFKGEIKEIGTIAEFLTYINVLIFPFIILGWVVSIVERAKVSQIRISEFLKEKPDILNNNLIKTKIFGKVQFKNVSFFYYHNNSYKKNIKQEIQNHTISRISFTLMKGNTLVLTGETGSGKTTIGRLISRLYDPYQGEILVDNLSLKDHNLYDFRENIGYVPQESFLFSDSIYNNIALGCVNKVTPCEVYKAAKIAMIENDILNFKNGYETIIGERGITLSGGQKQRICIARAIIRNPKILIFDDSFSAIDQKTRKLIIHSIKIKKELKYSTIIIITHDTSYISDFDLFIVLKNGKISKIETHNIFL from the coding sequence ATGAGTGGTTTATTTGCTTTTAGCAAAAGATATTGTCAAAAATATAAATTACGTTTGTGTATAGGATTTCTATTAATTTTAGCATCAAACATTTTAACTTTACTTCCTATTCCTTATATAGGGAAATCTGTTAATACTATAAAAAATCTATTCACAAACTTTTCAAATACATCAAATTCTATATCTTTAAAAAAAGATATTTTCATTTATACTAGCATTATATTGATTGTTCCAATTATAGGTGGATTTGTGAAATATCATATGCGTCAATGTATAATTACTACGTCTAGAATGATAGAATTTGATATAAAAAACGAAATTTTTTCACATTATCAAAAATTAAGTTTATCCTTTTATAAAAATAATTCTACAGGTGACTTAATGAATCGTCTTACAGAGGACGTTTCTTTTATAAGGCAATATATAGGTCCTGGAATAATGTATTTCTTGAATCTTGTAGTTCTTTTTTTTATGGTTTTTATGCAAATGTTGCGAATCGATAAAATATTAACTTTTTACGTTATTTTACCTATTCCCATTCTTTTTATTTCTATTTATTATATTAGTGTTTATATTACTAATAAAAGTGAAGAAGTTCAAAGATTTCAATCTATTATATGTTCTTTTATACAAGAAACTTTTTCTGGAGTTCATATTATTAAATCATTTGTATCAGAATCTTTTTTTCAAGAAAAATATAGAAAAATTATATTGAAATATCATAAAAAAAATATAGAATTAGCTAAAATTGATACTATATTATCTTCTGTTATTATATTTCTTATAGGAATTTGTCATTTATTAATTCTTTTCTTTGGTGGAAAAAAATATTTTAAAGGAGAAATAAAAGAAATTGGAACCATTGCTGAATTTTTAACATATATAAATGTTTTAATTTTTCCTTTTATTATATTAGGATGGGTGGTTTCTATTGTAGAAAGAGCTAAAGTATCGCAAATTCGTATTAGTGAATTTTTGAAAGAAAAACCTGATATATTAAATAATAATCTTATAAAAACAAAAATATTTGGAAAAGTTCAGTTTAAAAATGTTAGTTTTTTCTATTATCACAATAATAGTTATAAAAAAAATATTAAACAAGAGATTCAAAATCATACAATTAGTAGAATATCATTCACCTTAATGAAAGGAAATACTTTGGTTTTAACGGGAGAAACAGGATCTGGAAAAACAACTATAGGTAGATTAATATCTCGTTTGTATGATCCATATCAAGGAGAAATATTAGTAGATAATTTATCTTTGAAAGATCATAATTTATATGATTTTAGAGAAAATATAGGTTATGTTCCTCAAGAGTCTTTTCTTTTTTCTGATTCTATTTATAATAATATAGCTTTAGGATGTGTGAATAAAGTAACTCCATGTGAAGTATACAAAGCTGCTAAAATAGCTATGATAGAAAATGACATTTTAAATTTCAAAAATGGATATGAAACTATTATAGGAGAAAGAGGGATTACTTTATCTGGAGGGCAAAAACAAAGAATATGTATAGCTAGAGCAATAATAAGAAATCCAAAAATTCTTATATTTGATGATAGTTTTTCTGCTATAGATCAAAAGACTAGAAAATTAATCATTCATTCTATTAAAATTAAAAAAGAGTTAAAATATAGTACTATTATTATTATAACTCATGATACTTCTTATATTTCTGATTTTGATTTATTTATTGTTTTGAAAAACGGAAAAATATCAAAAATAGAAACCCATAATATTTTTTTATAA